Sequence from the Maribacter algicola genome:
ATCTGCATTTTCATCCACATACAGGAAATTATTACCTCTACCGCTTACAAGTACGGCGCAATTGGCATGTTCTTTTACGAAATTGATCAACCTTTCCCCACCTCGTGGAACGATGAGGTCCAATTTTTCCGTGGGATTTTTTAGGAATTCTTGGGTTTCCTGTCTATTCAAGGTCATCAATTGGATATAATCTCTGGGAAGGTCGTTTTCCTCTAAGGCTTGGTGCCAAAGCTCGGTAAGTATAGTATTGCTACGAAGGGCTTCCTTACCTCCTTTTAATAATATTTTGTTACTGGCTTTAAAAGCCAAAACCGCTGCTTCAATGGTCACATCTGGTCGCGATTCATAAATGATCATAATGGTGCCGAAAGGGGCCGTTTTATTGATTATTTCCAGCCCATTATCCAGAATTCGAGATGAAATGGGTTGGTTTACAGGATCTTCCTGGCTCTGAACCTCTCGTATCGATTGTATCATACCATCGATTTTGGTATTGGTAACAATAAGTCGGTCATACATAGCCTGGTCCTCTTTCTGGAATAGGTCCAAGTCCTTTTTATTTGCTTTGATGATACTTTCCCTGTTTTTATCCAGAAGTCGCATCATACTGTCCAATACCTTATTTTTTATGTCTGTAGTCAATAATTTCATTTGTTTCTTAAACTCTTTTTTATGGGAACATCTATTTCTTTATTTCAAGCTTTTAAAGCCATCCTAATTAAGATGTTCTATTTTACTAATTCTTCTTCCAAGGTTACCATTGTCCCTACATTTTTACCTTCAATGATGTCGATGATGGTATTCTTCTTTTTACCGTTGGCAATATAGGTAGGTATACCCTTGGCTGCCGCCTGCTGTGCGTAATCCAGTTTGGAACCCATGCCTCCTCGGCCTTCCTCCTCTTTTTTATTATTGTCCGTGATATACTTGTCCAAATTTTCCTCAGGTTTTACATGTTGGACCAAATCACTATTCTCTTCGTTGGGGTCACCTGTGTAAAGTCCATCGATATCGGTCAGGATAATGAGCTTGTCCGCATTCAAAAGCTGAGCAATTAAGCTTGCCAATTCATCATTATCGGAAAACATGCTCATAGTTACAGATACAGCGTCATCCTCATTGGCAATGGGAATAACACCTTCAGACAATAGGCCTTCACAACAGTTGACCATATTTTGTCTATGTACGCCAGGACTGAAATCCCTTTTGGTGGGAAGTACCTGGGCACATTTCATTCCGTAATCATGGAAAATATTGTAATAAAGGCGCATCATTCTGGGTTGTCCAATGGCAGAATATACTTGGCGTCTTTGGGTCCTATCCTCGATGTTGGATTTTCCCAAAACCTCTTTACCAGCGATGACTGATCCGGAAGAAACCAATACGGTAATAATATCCCTTTCGTACAATTTTGCGATTTGCTCTACTAGGTTTCGTAATACAGGTCTAACAATTCTATTGTCTTTGTTGGTCATTACATTGGTACCAACTTTCACCACTATTTTTTCTTTATACATACGATTTCTCTTTTCCAAGTTCAATGGCACGTTCAAATGCTGCAAAGGCAGCTTCCTTAATTAGTTCACCTACCTTGTTATTATCCATACTATCCAAAGCTGCACGGGTAGTACCTCCTTTGCTGGCTACCTTGTCCATCCAAGAATTGGGTGAAAGGTCGTTCTGATTGAAAAGTTCAATGGCACCTGTAAAGGTCTGGCTTACGAGCACTTTGGAGACATTTTTGGAAAAGCCCATTTTTAGGGCCGCCTCCATCATACTTTGCATAAAATAAAACACATAGGCCGGACCGCTTCCGGAAATACCTGTAGAAGCATCGATAAAATTTTCGTCGCTTACCAAAATGGACTTGCCTGTGGTATCCAATAAACTTTCAATGGTTAAAAGTTCTATTCTGGATACTTCTTCCGATGCTACAAAAGAGGTTAGGCCTTTGCCTATTTGGGCTGGAAGGTTTGGCATGGCCCTTACAACTTTACTTAGGCCGGTAAGGACCTTAATCGTTTTTATGGTTACGCCTGCCATAATGGAAATTACAATCTGCCCTTTGTTTACGAGAGGTTCCATTTTCATCATCAAGCCCTCTGCATGATATGGCTTAACGGCAATAAAAATAATATCTGCCTGTGGAACACAATCTGCCAATTCCTTAAAAGTATCAAATTTGGCCTCTTTCCTAAGCGCTTCTAATTTTTCTTCGGAGGTATCCAACACCATAATGTTTCTTCTTTTCAATAGTTTGGATTTGGACATTCCTTCCGCGTAGGTGAGTCCCATGTTTCCTGCTCCGATAACTAAAATCTTCATAAAATAGTTTTGTTGTTTATTAAAATTTAAAGGTGATTGTTTAGTTTAAACGAATAGCATTTTTTCTACTCTGTTATTTTTTTTCGTGAAAAAAGTATGTGTGTATTTGTGCATGGTTTTGAACGGCATTCCTAGAAAATATTTTTTAATATAAGTTACCTTCCAGTTCAAATGCCCTAGACTTGTTCTATATACTTCTCTTACATTGCTTTCTCTTTTTACATAAATAATCTTCATTCTTCGGTTTTTGTAAGTGCATAACATAAGATTCTGAACGGTCTTTACAAATTGACCATGTTAAGCTTATGTTATTTTGATTATCAAGTAGTTAATCCTTAATTCGCACCAATTCTTATTAAGGTATCGTTAGATTTGACACCCATTAAGAGCCATATTGGTAATCCCAAAAATTATTGGTCTTCGTTCTCTAAAATATATTGTTGCCTATATTCCGCCTTTTGAAGGGCCTCTCTCCTTTCAGTGGATTGTTTTTTGTAATGTTTATTCTCTTTTATTTGGTCCAGCACCTTTGTTTTTCTGTATTTTCTTTTGTAACGTTTTAAGGCTCTCTCAATGGATTCTCCTTCTTTTACTTCTATTTTTAACATGTTTCTTTTTTTGGATTATAAATAACTTCTCAATACTTTATTTCTGGACTTTTTTCTTAATGCACGCAGTCCTTTTTCGCGTACTTGTCTCACTCGCTCCCGGGTAATATCAAATAAATCGCCTATTTCTGAGAGGCTCATTGGAGGTTCCTTGCCTATACCATAAAACAGGCGGATTACATCGCGCTGTCTTTCAGGTATTGTTTCCAAGGCTTGATGTATGTCTGTTTGCAACGATTCTT
This genomic interval carries:
- the proC gene encoding pyrroline-5-carboxylate reductase, producing MKILVIGAGNMGLTYAEGMSKSKLLKRRNIMVLDTSEEKLEALRKEAKFDTFKELADCVPQADIIFIAVKPYHAEGLMMKMEPLVNKGQIVISIMAGVTIKTIKVLTGLSKVVRAMPNLPAQIGKGLTSFVASEEVSRIELLTIESLLDTTGKSILVSDENFIDASTGISGSGPAYVFYFMQSMMEAALKMGFSKNVSKVLVSQTFTGAIELFNQNDLSPNSWMDKVASKGGTTRAALDSMDNNKVGELIKEAAFAAFERAIELGKEKSYV
- the rpsU gene encoding 30S ribosomal protein S21, yielding MLKIEVKEGESIERALKRYKRKYRKTKVLDQIKENKHYKKQSTERREALQKAEYRQQYILENEDQ
- the proB gene encoding glutamate 5-kinase; the protein is MYKEKIVVKVGTNVMTNKDNRIVRPVLRNLVEQIAKLYERDIITVLVSSGSVIAGKEVLGKSNIEDRTQRRQVYSAIGQPRMMRLYYNIFHDYGMKCAQVLPTKRDFSPGVHRQNMVNCCEGLLSEGVIPIANEDDAVSVTMSMFSDNDELASLIAQLLNADKLIILTDIDGLYTGDPNEENSDLVQHVKPEENLDKYITDNNKKEEEGRGGMGSKLDYAQQAAAKGIPTYIANGKKKNTIIDIIEGKNVGTMVTLEEELVK